Proteins encoded together in one Sylvia atricapilla isolate bSylAtr1 chromosome 2, bSylAtr1.pri, whole genome shotgun sequence window:
- the HTR1F gene encoding 5-hydroxytryptamine receptor 1F, translating into MDLINSTEQNSTSEEPFKWVTSKILISITLSVLALMTTAINSLVMTAIIVTRKLHHPANYLICSLAVTDFLVAVLVMPFSIVYIVKETWIMGQVVCDIWLSVDITCCTCSILHLAAIALDRYRAITDAVEYARKRTPKHAGIMIAVVWIISIFISMPPLFWRHQTTSREDECIIKHDHIVSTIYSTFGAFYIPLALILILYYKIYKAAKTFHRRSVSRIVREEGVNGQVLLDAGERSTKSASMPSTTEKTSDPLVSSDKINITLRSPRSESKNEKSWKKQRISSTRERKAATTLGLILGAFVICWLPFFVKEVVVNTCETCHISEDMSNFLAWLGYINSLINPLIYTIFNEDFKKAFQKLVRCGQYL; encoded by the coding sequence ATGGATTTAATAAACTCAACTGAACAAAACAGTACATCAGAAGAACCTTTCAAATGGGTGACATCCAAGATTCTCATTTCCATTACCCTGTCTGTGCTTGCTCTAATGACAACGGCCATCAATTCTCTGGTGATGACTGCGATAATCGTGACGAGAAAGCTCCACCACCCCGCCAACTATCTCATCTGCTCTCTTGCAGTGACTGACTTCCTCGTGGCAGTCCTGGTGATGCCCTTCAGCATTGTCTACATTGTAAAGGAGACCTGGATCATGGGGCAGGTGGTGTGTGACATTTGGCTGAGCGTGGACATCACGTGCTGCACCTGTTCCATCTTGCACCTCGCCGCTATTGCTTTGGACCGGTACCGAGCAATCACGGATGCCGTGGAATATGCCCGGAAAAGGACACCTAAGCATGCTGGCATCATGATAGCAGTTGTGTGGATCATATCCATTTTTATCTCCATGCCACCTTTGTTTTGGAGGCACCAGACAACCAGCAGGGAGGACGAATGCATCATCAAACACGACCACATTGTTTCCACCATTTACTCCACATTTGGCGCCTTCTACATCCCGCTGGCCTTGATCCTGATCCTTTACTACAAGATCTACAAAGCAGCAAAGACATTTCATAGGAGAAGTGTCAGCCGGATTGTGAGGGAGGAGGGGGTGAATGGACAGGTCCTTTTGGACGCGGGTGAAAGGAGCACCAAATCAGCTTCAATGCCCAGCACAACAGAGAAGACCTCAGATCCCCTGGTGAGCTCTGATAAAATCAACATCACCCTACGAAGTCCCAGGTCTGAATCCAAGAATGAGAAGTCctggaaaaaacagagaatCTCCAGCACGAGAGAGCGAAAGGCAGCAACAACACTGGGTTTGATCTTGGGGGCCTTTGTGATCTGCTGGCTCCCGTTTTTTGTAAAAGAAGTAGTTGTTAATACCTGTGAAACATGTCATATCTCAGAAGACATGTCTAATTTCCTAGCATGGCTGGGCTATATAAACTCCCTTATCAACCCTTTAATCTACACAATCTTTAATGAAGATTTCAAGAAAGCCTTCCAGAAGCTTGTACGGTGCGGGCAGTACCTTTAA